The following are encoded together in the Candidatus Zixiibacteriota bacterium genome:
- a CDS encoding rhodanese-like domain-containing protein, with translation MMMKIGIKQALVILILAIIIAILVNTVSPHKISFQGNWPSVDGSSEVVLPPSADENDPPFISLDEAAAKFQLPGVVFVDARDPEDFAVGRIRGSINIPYDYIDDYCGRLDEIPKNRVVVIYCSGSECELSLFLGRDMKYDGYSNIFVFYGGWREWERANLPIESGDGK, from the coding sequence ATGATGATGAAAATTGGCATAAAACAGGCTCTTGTAATATTGATTCTGGCCATCATTATAGCCATCCTGGTTAATACCGTATCTCCCCACAAAATTTCTTTTCAGGGCAACTGGCCGTCGGTTGACGGTTCCAGTGAGGTGGTCTTGCCACCGTCGGCTGACGAAAATGATCCACCTTTTATATCTCTTGATGAGGCTGCGGCCAAATTTCAGTTGCCTGGAGTAGTCTTTGTTGATGCTCGTGATCCGGAGGATTTTGCGGTGGGAAGAATCAGGGGATCGATAAATATCCCCTACGATTATATTGATGACTATTGCGGGCGTCTTGATGAAATTCCCAAAAACAGGGTCGTAGTAATTTACTGCTCCGGCTCGGAATGTGAACTGTCTCTCTTTCTGGGGCGCGATATGAAGTATGATGGCTACAGCAATATTTTTGTTTTTTACGGCGGCTGGCGTGAGTGGGAGCGAGCCAATTTGCCGATTGAAAGCGGGGACGGGAAATGA
- a CDS encoding glycosyltransferase family 2 protein, protein MTAPVNKILVALFSYNEGKKLQNLIGRFPRVRNYDILVVDDGSDDGSLEFLRQQDVGLIHHDHNLGIGAGIRDAINYGRSTDYDIMVVMAANGKMLPEEIGRVLDPIVSGRADYVQGSRYLEGGKSPNLPYFRRVMIRVFTVIVNLFTGYRGTDITCGFRAYRLSLFDDPRFRIDQPWLNKYEMEYYLQYHVLKGKYRMAEVPVSMVYPQRRKNYSKIKPVIGWWSMIRPWLYLILGIKK, encoded by the coding sequence ATGACAGCACCGGTCAACAAAATCCTGGTCGCCTTATTTTCATACAATGAAGGGAAAAAACTGCAGAATTTGATCGGGCGTTTTCCACGGGTAAGAAATTATGATATTCTTGTGGTCGATGACGGCTCCGATGATGGCAGTCTTGAGTTCCTCCGACAGCAGGACGTTGGCTTAATTCATCATGACCACAATCTCGGTATTGGCGCCGGTATACGGGATGCTATCAACTATGGGCGTTCAACTGATTATGATATTATGGTCGTCATGGCCGCCAACGGAAAGATGTTGCCCGAAGAAATCGGGCGGGTTTTGGATCCGATTGTTTCCGGGCGGGCCGATTATGTCCAGGGCTCCCGTTATCTTGAAGGAGGAAAATCGCCCAATCTACCGTATTTTCGCAGAGTCATGATCCGGGTTTTTACCGTAATCGTGAATCTTTTTACCGGTTACCGAGGAACCGATATCACCTGCGGTTTCAGGGCGTACCGACTTTCCTTATTTGACGATCCGCGTTTCCGAATCGATCAGCCCTGGTTGAATAAGTACGAAATGGAATATTATCTTCAATATCATGTATTAAAGGGAAAATATCGAATGGCCGAGGTCCCGGTTTCAATGGTTTATCCACAGAGGAGGAAAAATTATTCAAAAATTAAACCGGTGATCGGCTGGTGGTCGATGATTCGCCCTTGGCTGTATCTTATCTTGGGAATTAAAAAATAG
- a CDS encoding transferase — MIDAKIVGDVRIYDNVSIGDGSIIYGPAVLGQPARGKSDGEISLAIGRNAVIRPFTVIYAGNKIGDDFQTGQGASIREDNIIGDNVSVGTNAVLEFENKIGNNCRIHSGCFLEMVSLGNFIFIGPNTVFTDDPHPMNCPKYKECGGGAIVSDYAKIGANCTFLPAVKIGTGALIGAGSVVVSDIPEMMVAAGNPARVIKPVKDLTCRIDAFDRPYIWWPYTQQDD; from the coding sequence GTGATAGATGCCAAAATTGTCGGCGATGTCAGAATTTACGATAACGTCAGTATCGGTGATGGTTCGATTATATATGGACCAGCCGTGCTGGGTCAACCGGCGCGGGGGAAAAGCGACGGGGAGATATCGCTGGCTATCGGACGCAATGCTGTAATTCGTCCTTTCACCGTCATATATGCGGGGAACAAGATCGGCGACGATTTTCAAACCGGGCAGGGAGCGTCGATTCGAGAAGATAATATCATCGGCGATAATGTCTCGGTCGGGACCAATGCCGTTCTGGAATTCGAAAATAAAATCGGTAATAATTGCCGGATTCATTCCGGCTGTTTTCTGGAAATGGTAAGCTTGGGAAATTTTATTTTTATCGGGCCGAATACCGTTTTTACCGATGATCCGCATCCGATGAACTGCCCGAAATACAAGGAATGCGGCGGCGGGGCGATTGTCAGTGACTATGCCAAGATTGGGGCCAACTGCACCTTTCTCCCGGCGGTAAAAATCGGAACCGGGGCGCTGATCGGGGCCGGGTCGGTGGTGGTGAGTGATATTCCCGAAATGATGGTGGCGGCCGGAAATCCAGCACGGGTTATCAAACCGGTGAAAGATTTAACCTGTCGTATTGATGCCTTTGACCGTCCCTATATATGGTGGCCGTACACCCAGCAGGATGATTGA
- a CDS encoding Gfo/Idh/MocA family oxidoreductase, translating to MINIGVIGCGYWGPNLVRNFNSLKNARVFGVADKREKRLEYISRLYPNIELITSKADDILHHPEIDAIIIATPVSSHFTLAMEALENGKHLLVEKPMTSTLEQAEVLIETAEKKNLTLMVDHTFIYTGAVRKIKEIIANDELGEIYYFDSVRVNLGLFQNDINVIWDLAPHDVSIMDHLINKKPRTISATGMAHFDTGIENIAYISVMYDAGLMGHIHVNWLAPVKVRKTLICGSRKMIVYDDVEPSEKVKVYNKGIDYIKRREEAYDLLVQYRTGDMLAPRLELTEALNLVAGEFIDSIENDRRPLTDGQAGYRVVKILEAAGRSLKQGGKVVDL from the coding sequence ATGATAAATATCGGTGTCATTGGATGCGGATACTGGGGACCCAATCTGGTAAGGAATTTCAATTCGCTTAAAAACGCCCGTGTTTTTGGAGTGGCCGACAAGAGAGAAAAAAGGCTGGAATATATTTCTCGCCTGTATCCCAATATTGAATTAATTACTTCGAAAGCCGATGATATTCTGCACCATCCTGAGATTGATGCCATTATTATTGCTACCCCCGTTTCATCACATTTCACTCTGGCTATGGAGGCTCTGGAAAACGGTAAACATCTGCTGGTGGAAAAGCCGATGACTTCGACTTTAGAGCAGGCCGAGGTTTTGATAGAAACCGCCGAAAAGAAAAACCTTACGCTCATGGTCGATCATACTTTTATTTATACCGGGGCGGTTCGCAAGATAAAGGAAATCATCGCCAATGATGAACTGGGGGAAATTTATTATTTCGATTCGGTTCGGGTCAATCTTGGTCTTTTTCAGAATGATATAAATGTCATCTGGGATCTGGCGCCGCACGATGTCTCGATTATGGATCATCTGATAAATAAAAAACCCCGAACCATTTCTGCGACCGGAATGGCCCATTTCGATACCGGGATCGAGAATATCGCCTATATTTCGGTGATGTATGATGCTGGATTAATGGGACATATCCATGTCAACTGGCTGGCCCCGGTAAAAGTGCGCAAAACCCTGATCTGTGGATCACGAAAAATGATTGTTTATGATGATGTCGAACCATCCGAAAAGGTTAAAGTGTACAATAAGGGTATCGATTATATTAAACGGCGGGAAGAGGCTTACGATCTTCTGGTACAGTACAGGACAGGGGATATGCTCGCTCCCCGTCTGGAATTGACCGAGGCCCTGAATCTGGTAGCCGGGGAGTTTATTGATTCCATTGAAAACGACCGGCGCCCGCTGACTGACGGGCAGGCCGGATACCGGGTGGTAAAAATACTTGAGGCGGCCGGCCGTTCTCTTAAACAGGGCGGAAAGGTGGTTGACCTGTGA